In one window of Drosophila ananassae strain 14024-0371.13 chromosome XR, ASM1763931v2, whole genome shotgun sequence DNA:
- the LOC6505040 gene encoding protein LST8 homolog has product MENMGDQLILATGGYDHTIKVWQAHTGNCIKTMRFVETSQVNALDRTPDKTRLAACGYQCIRLYDLESNCTAPVINFDGVQKNVTRLGFQEDGNWMFTAGEDHHVRIWDMISAPPHCSRVFDCEAPVNAACLHPNQVEIGMGSQNGSVFLWDVKSEKHERIVPEVDASIQDVAISPDGRYLAAANNKGNCYIWSLTSSPDQKMSTLRPTKKIPAHSRYILRCKFSPDSRLLLTTSGDGTACIWKTEDFTKWRELCIENCWVWDAAFSADSKWLFTASSDGVARLWKLQTKSPIRDYTGHTKAITALSFKDEIVGK; this is encoded by the exons ATGGAAAATATGGGGGACCAACTGATCTTGGCCACCGGCGGATACGATCACACAATCAAGGTGTGGCAGGCACACACCGGTAATTGTATTAAAACGATGCGATTCGTGGAAACCTCC CAAGTGAATGCGTTGGACAGAACACCGGATAAGACCAGATTAGCGGCCTGCGGTTATCAGTGTATCCGTTTATATGACCTGGAATCGAACTGCACGGCGCCGGTCATCAATTTCGATGGCGTGCAGAAAAACGTGACCCGTTTGGGCTTCCAGGAGGACGGCAATTGGATGTTCACCGCCGGCGAGGATCATCACGTTAGGATCTGGGACATGATCTCGGCCCCGCCGCACTGTTCCCGCGTTTTTGATTGTGAGGCGCCTGTGAATGCGGCCTGCCTGCATCCGAATCAAGTGGAAATCGGCATGGGATCCCAGAATGGAAGTGTTTTTCTGTGGGACGTCAAGTCGGAGAAACACGAACGGATTGTGCCCGAGGTGGATGCCTCCATACAGGACGTGGCCATCTCCCCAGACGGACGCTATTTGGCGGCAGCCAACAACAAAGGCAATTGCTATATTTGGTCACTTACCAGCAGTCCGGATCAAAAGATGAGCACCCTGCGGCCCACCAAGAAAATCCCAGCCCATAGTCGCTACATCCTGCGCTGTAAATTCAGTCCAGACTCGAGGCTATTGCTAACCACATCCGGCGATGGCACCGCCTGCATTTGGAAGACCGAGGACTTCACCAAATGGCGGGAGCTGTGCATCGAAAACTGTTGGGTGTGGGATGCCGCCTTCAGTGCGGACTCCAAGTGGCTGTTCACTGCCTCCTCGGACGGTGTGGCCCGCCTCTGGAAGCTGCAAACGAAGAGTCCCATTAGGGACTATACTGGTCACACGAAGGCCATCACTGCCCTGTCCTTCAAGGACGAAATTGTGGGCAAATAG